From Cecembia calidifontis, one genomic window encodes:
- a CDS encoding alpha/beta hydrolase family protein has product MKKLTFSALLFFFFSPLCISQNLSGTWEGELQVMGQSLPLVFNFKEVNNDWSGSMDSPKQGAKGIGLSKILFDGLMLHFEVGDGVIVYDGLFVGETIQGTFKQSGMDLPLDLKRSPEGNAKEKEVKRPQKPQSPYNYEVHYTGFSNQIGNHLKGTITKPFGNGPFPAVILVSGSGPQNRNSEIFGHEPFLVMADYFTQNGIVVLRYDERGVGESEGEFSSATSEDFFKDAQEGIRHLKSFDFVDTERIGMIGHSEGGLIAWMMAAEADNLGLQFAVSLAGPVVPIPSLMEKQTEDVSRSAGNPKELVEQQVRINSRYYQMIIDSRDLNDAKSKVKALVNEEIATYDLSPELKQQQINSLVPALEKSLNPWFFNFIRTNPELYIQQIQIPVFAAFGGKDVQVNAAQNGNRLLELFPDFDTGTPKIKNRTFLRVFVDFRSKIGSFSAFYLKI; this is encoded by the coding sequence ATGAAAAAACTGACGTTTTCAGCATTGCTTTTCTTTTTCTTTTCGCCTTTATGCATTTCTCAAAATCTCTCAGGTACATGGGAGGGAGAATTACAGGTAATGGGACAAAGCCTTCCTTTGGTGTTCAATTTTAAGGAAGTAAATAATGATTGGAGTGGTAGCATGGACAGTCCTAAACAGGGGGCGAAGGGGATAGGACTCTCCAAAATTTTGTTTGATGGATTGATGCTTCATTTTGAAGTGGGAGATGGGGTAATTGTGTATGATGGGCTTTTTGTGGGTGAAACAATCCAGGGTACATTCAAACAATCCGGAATGGACCTTCCCCTAGACTTAAAAAGATCACCGGAAGGTAATGCTAAGGAAAAAGAAGTCAAAAGGCCACAAAAACCCCAGTCTCCATATAACTATGAAGTTCATTATACAGGTTTTTCCAATCAAATTGGGAATCATTTAAAGGGGACCATAACCAAACCCTTTGGGAATGGACCTTTCCCTGCGGTTATTTTAGTCAGCGGTTCGGGTCCCCAAAACCGAAATTCAGAGATTTTCGGTCATGAACCCTTTTTGGTAATGGCTGATTATTTCACCCAAAATGGCATAGTGGTTTTGCGTTACGATGAAAGAGGGGTAGGGGAATCGGAAGGTGAATTTTCCAGTGCTACTTCCGAAGATTTTTTCAAAGATGCTCAAGAGGGAATCAGGCATTTGAAATCCTTTGATTTTGTAGATACAGAAAGAATAGGAATGATCGGCCACAGTGAAGGAGGGCTCATCGCTTGGATGATGGCTGCGGAAGCTGATAATTTGGGCCTTCAATTTGCTGTTTCTTTGGCTGGACCTGTGGTTCCGATTCCAAGCTTGATGGAAAAACAAACGGAAGATGTTTCAAGATCAGCGGGAAACCCAAAAGAATTGGTGGAGCAACAAGTTAGGATAAATTCCCGCTATTATCAGATGATCATTGACAGCCGGGATCTTAATGATGCAAAATCCAAAGTGAAAGCACTGGTTAATGAAGAGATTGCAACTTATGACCTTTCTCCGGAATTGAAACAGCAACAGATCAATTCCTTGGTTCCCGCTTTGGAAAAAAGCCTAAATCCCTGGTTTTTTAATTTTATCCGGACCAATCCGGAGCTTTATATTCAACAGATTCAAATTCCGGTATTTGCTGCCTTTGGTGGAAAAGATGTTCAGGTAAATGCAGCCCAAAATGGGAATCGCCTATTGGAGCTTTTTCCTGACTTCGACACTGGGACACCCAAAATCAAAAACCGAACATTTTTGCGAGTTTTTGTTGACTTTCGTTCAAAAATAGGGTCTTTCTCAGCTTTTTACCTGAAGATTTGA
- a CDS encoding DUF3820 family protein: MDREILMDLVTKTMPYGKYKGRLLCDIPEYYLVWMHRQGFPEGKLGMWLSTLYEIRINGLEGILADLKKLKK, encoded by the coding sequence ATGGATAGGGAAATTCTAATGGATTTAGTCACCAAGACGATGCCTTATGGAAAATATAAGGGCCGGCTGCTTTGCGATATTCCGGAATATTACCTTGTTTGGATGCATAGGCAAGGATTTCCTGAGGGAAAATTGGGCATGTGGTTGAGTACTCTTTATGAAATAAGGATCAATGGACTTGAAGGAATTTTGGCTGACCTGAAGAAATTAAAAAAATAA
- a CDS encoding S8 family serine peptidase produces the protein MFKKIYRFIGKPAVVGGLALAFITFACQENQETPTMELEEQFIRYQNGDVIPGSFIVVLNPEGITFRKDGSYEGNQAALRTAANSLLAKYRISEEKLGFVYGTVLDGFSVRLSSEEFEVLKNDPAVKYIEKDRVISIAQGNRPGGGGGGGGSTGQVIPWGITRVGGFVNYTGNNVAWVLDTGIELTHPDLNVSTSNGFTAFTSGRDANFNDLNGHGTHVAGTIAAINNNIGVVGVAAGAPVVPVKVLDSRGSGSYSGVIAGVNWVGARGTSGDVANMSLGGPISQALDDAVLAASNNGIKFVLAAGNSSTNANNSSPARVNGPNIWTISAMNSSDVFASFSNFGNPPVDYCAPGVSINSTWLKGGYNSISGTSMASPHAAGVLLLGNAKTSGFVQNDPDGNPDPIISR, from the coding sequence ATGTTCAAAAAAATTTACCGTTTTATTGGAAAACCAGCAGTTGTTGGGGGATTGGCTTTAGCTTTTATCACGTTTGCCTGTCAGGAAAATCAGGAAACACCTACAATGGAATTGGAGGAACAATTTATCCGCTATCAAAATGGGGATGTCATTCCCGGAAGTTTTATTGTAGTGCTTAATCCTGAAGGAATTACTTTCAGAAAAGATGGAAGTTATGAAGGTAATCAGGCTGCATTGAGAACAGCAGCAAACAGTTTATTGGCCAAGTACCGGATTTCGGAGGAAAAGTTAGGGTTTGTTTACGGAACTGTTTTAGATGGTTTTTCTGTAAGGCTTAGTTCAGAGGAATTTGAAGTTTTAAAAAATGATCCTGCCGTTAAATACATAGAAAAGGACAGGGTAATTTCCATAGCTCAAGGAAACCGACCTGGAGGTGGCGGAGGCGGTGGTGGTTCCACTGGTCAAGTTATACCATGGGGTATTACAAGAGTTGGAGGTTTTGTTAATTACACAGGTAATAATGTCGCTTGGGTTTTGGATACAGGCATAGAATTGACCCATCCTGATCTCAATGTTAGTACTTCAAATGGTTTTACGGCATTCACCTCCGGTAGGGATGCAAATTTCAATGACCTCAACGGTCATGGTACCCACGTTGCTGGTACTATTGCAGCCATTAATAACAATATTGGGGTAGTTGGTGTCGCTGCAGGTGCGCCGGTTGTTCCAGTAAAAGTTCTTGATTCAAGGGGTTCCGGATCCTATTCAGGAGTTATAGCAGGAGTTAACTGGGTTGGCGCTAGAGGTACATCGGGTGATGTAGCCAATATGTCTTTGGGAGGTCCAATTTCCCAAGCTTTGGACGATGCGGTATTGGCCGCTTCCAATAATGGAATCAAATTTGTGTTGGCGGCTGGAAACAGTAGTACGAATGCCAATAACTCTTCTCCTGCGAGAGTAAATGGACCAAATATCTGGACAATTTCTGCCATGAACAGTTCAGATGTTTTTGCTTCTTTTTCCAATTTTGGAAATCCGCCGGTGGATTATTGTGCTCCTGGTGTTAGTATCAATTCTACTTGGTTGAAAGGGGGGTATAATTCCATTAGCGGAACTTCCATGGCTTCTCCTCATGCAGCAGGAGTGCTTTTACTGGGCAATGCCAAAACATCAGGATTTGTTCAAAATGATCCTGACGGAAATCCTGATCCGATTATCAGTAGATAG
- a CDS encoding TonB-dependent receptor gives MKRIILSVIFYLTFIQPVFSQQPCNLILRGKVVHLENNEPIEGAYIWLITEEKGAISDQQGNFRIQGICHGKVILKTQYLGHKEHLDTLEIRTNINYTIRLAAEDLRLEGVEIHGHQDALLTSNAISSIYGEFLRESRGQNLGEMLRKIPGITSYSSGQSIQKPVIHGLHSNRILIMNNGVRLEGQQWGAEHAPEIDPFLAKEIAVVKGAETVRFGPEAMGGVILVNPAPLPLKPEFSGEFDLIGFSNGRGLNAAAMVQGGSNKIRGLGYRFQTSSKIAGNIQTPGYMLDNTGVREFNFSGALGYSSSRLGAEAYFSHFQSTIGILSDSHTGNLSDLESIIENGRPFRDAVFSYRINNPKQEVDHQLFKLKAHYHLHEGAKLNLQYAFQRNHRQEFDRRRGELNNRPSLDMELFTNTLDFSFAHQTGKNWDGSIGMSLMQQANSNIPGTGVTPLIPNFDMWNLGFYAIEKFTKGPIEVEGGLRYDFRNLQSARFVNRELEQYNLDFRNFSSFLGGVYTFDRNWTFSTNIATAWRPPNVNELFSQGLHHGLAAIELGNPEFVSEESYKWLNSINFEKGNFTAELTAYFNKINNFIYLSPREEQFVSLRGTFNVFEYLQTDALLYGADLSAKWQITEALEFFSRSSLIRANDLINEGFLPFIPADRTENGLTFIFLKNPKSSGPKVTVSNLFVARQNREPDFDFAPAPHAYALWNLGLSKAFPIKDNKLNLGIQVQNLFDQSYRDYMNRFRYFTDEIGRNLFIKLNYEF, from the coding sequence ATGAAAAGGATTATACTTTCAGTCATCTTTTACCTTACCTTCATCCAACCTGTATTTTCTCAACAACCATGCAATTTGATTTTGAGGGGTAAAGTAGTTCATTTAGAAAACAATGAACCTATAGAAGGTGCCTATATTTGGTTAATTACGGAAGAAAAAGGTGCTATAAGTGATCAGCAGGGGAATTTTCGTATTCAGGGTATATGTCATGGAAAAGTTATATTAAAAACACAATATCTCGGCCACAAAGAGCATCTGGACACATTGGAAATAAGAACCAATATCAACTATACCATTAGATTAGCTGCTGAAGATTTACGGTTAGAAGGAGTAGAAATCCACGGCCATCAGGATGCTTTGCTGACCTCAAATGCCATATCCAGTATTTATGGAGAGTTTTTAAGGGAAAGCAGAGGGCAAAATCTAGGAGAAATGCTAAGGAAAATTCCTGGAATAACCTCTTATTCTTCTGGCCAAAGTATACAAAAACCCGTAATCCATGGCCTTCATAGCAACAGGATACTCATTATGAACAATGGGGTAAGACTGGAAGGACAACAATGGGGCGCAGAGCACGCTCCTGAAATAGATCCATTTTTAGCCAAAGAGATTGCTGTTGTTAAAGGCGCTGAAACAGTTCGATTTGGCCCTGAAGCCATGGGAGGAGTAATTTTAGTAAATCCCGCTCCCCTGCCCTTGAAACCGGAATTCTCTGGAGAATTTGATTTGATAGGTTTTTCCAATGGGCGCGGGCTCAATGCTGCGGCAATGGTTCAGGGAGGTTCCAACAAAATAAGGGGCTTGGGCTACAGGTTTCAGACTTCCTCCAAAATTGCCGGCAACATTCAAACTCCAGGTTATATGTTGGACAATACCGGAGTAAGAGAATTTAATTTTTCCGGGGCCCTTGGATACAGCAGCAGTAGGCTTGGTGCCGAGGCTTACTTTAGCCATTTCCAGTCTACCATTGGCATATTAAGCGATTCTCACACAGGAAACCTAAGCGATCTTGAAAGCATTATTGAAAATGGAAGGCCTTTTCGAGATGCTGTATTTTCTTACCGTATCAACAATCCCAAGCAAGAGGTAGATCATCAATTGTTCAAACTAAAAGCGCATTATCATTTGCATGAAGGGGCAAAACTCAATTTACAATATGCCTTTCAAAGAAACCATAGGCAGGAATTTGACCGAAGAAGAGGAGAATTAAACAACAGGCCCTCTTTGGACATGGAGTTGTTTACCAATACCCTCGATTTTAGTTTCGCCCATCAGACAGGTAAAAATTGGGATGGTTCTATTGGAATGAGCCTTATGCAACAGGCAAACTCCAATATCCCAGGAACAGGGGTTACCCCGTTGATTCCCAACTTTGACATGTGGAACCTTGGATTCTATGCCATAGAAAAATTCACCAAAGGACCGATTGAAGTGGAAGGAGGACTAAGGTATGACTTCAGAAATCTTCAATCTGCCAGGTTTGTCAACAGGGAGCTGGAACAATATAACCTCGACTTCCGGAACTTCAGTTCTTTTTTAGGAGGAGTATATACCTTTGACAGGAACTGGACATTCAGCACCAATATTGCCACTGCCTGGAGGCCTCCCAATGTCAATGAACTATTCAGTCAGGGTCTTCACCATGGTTTGGCTGCTATTGAATTGGGAAATCCTGAATTTGTCAGTGAGGAATCTTATAAATGGCTCAATTCAATCAATTTTGAAAAAGGAAATTTCACAGCAGAACTTACAGCCTACTTTAATAAAATCAATAATTTCATCTACCTGAGTCCAAGAGAAGAACAGTTTGTCTCTTTGAGGGGAACTTTCAATGTATTTGAATACCTGCAAACCGATGCCTTGCTTTATGGTGCAGACCTGAGTGCCAAATGGCAAATTACTGAGGCCTTGGAATTTTTTTCCAGAAGTTCTCTGATCAGGGCCAATGACCTGATCAATGAAGGATTTCTCCCCTTTATACCTGCAGACAGAACAGAAAATGGGCTAACATTCATTTTCCTAAAAAACCCTAAAAGTTCAGGCCCAAAAGTCACTGTCAGCAATCTTTTTGTAGCCCGTCAGAATAGGGAACCTGATTTTGATTTTGCACCTGCACCCCATGCCTATGCACTTTGGAATTTGGGTCTTAGTAAAGCATTCCCAATCAAAGACAACAAACTGAACCTGGGAATACAGGTCCAAAATTTATTTGACCAGTCTTATAGAGATTACATGAACCGATTCCGGTATTTCACAGATGAAATAGGCCGAAACCTGTTCATCAAACTTAATTATGAATTTTAA